The following are from one region of the Polaribacter marinaquae genome:
- a CDS encoding crotonase/enoyl-CoA hydratase family protein — MNEFVTYKSKENYALITINNGKANAISPAVIEGLNLSLDKAAQENKVVVLTGQKGIFSGGFDLKVMTKSPESAKELVTSGSKLSLRMLSYAKPIIIACSGHAIAKGAFLLLSADYRIGVKGDFKIGLNEVLIGMTMHNAGIAIAKARLSKVYLNRSVNNAEIYNTKQAVDAGFLDVIVEEDHLLPTAIKVAEMSSKLNAKAHAETKLKVRKQDLIDLEKAIAADLEADISINK; from the coding sequence ATGAACGAATTTGTTACCTATAAATCTAAAGAAAATTATGCATTAATAACAATTAATAATGGTAAAGCCAATGCTATTTCTCCTGCTGTTATTGAAGGTTTAAATTTAAGTTTAGATAAAGCAGCACAAGAAAATAAAGTGGTGGTTTTAACAGGACAAAAAGGAATCTTTTCTGGAGGTTTTGATTTAAAAGTTATGACAAAATCACCTGAATCTGCTAAAGAATTAGTTACTAGTGGTTCTAAATTGTCTTTAAGAATGTTATCTTATGCTAAACCTATAATTATAGCTTGTTCTGGCCATGCAATTGCTAAAGGTGCTTTTTTATTATTATCTGCCGATTACAGAATTGGTGTAAAAGGAGATTTTAAAATTGGTTTAAATGAAGTTTTAATTGGTATGACAATGCACAATGCAGGTATTGCAATTGCAAAAGCGCGTTTGTCTAAAGTATACTTAAATAGAAGTGTAAATAATGCCGAAATTTATAATACTAAACAAGCTGTAGATGCTGGGTTTTTGGATGTTATTGTAGAAGAAGATCATTTATTACCAACTGCTATTAAAGTTGCAGAAATGTCTTCTAAATTAAATGCAAAAGCACATGCAGAAACCAAACTAAAGGTTAGAAAACAAGATTTAATTGATTTAGAGAAAGCTATTGCAGCAGATTTAGAAGCAGATATTTCTATTAATAAGTAA
- a CDS encoding DUF1684 domain-containing protein, with the protein MKKIIVVFTLLLMISCNSQGKRPLVGVTEYQQKLNANYKDASISPLKKRDLKKFKGLDFFPVDSTFIVTAKLIRTANAPTFEMATTTDRKPLYKEFGKLNFKLKGKDIQLTIYQSQDDLRDEKYKDYLFLPFTDNTSADQSYGGGRYMDVMLTDIKKDDTIELNFNNTYNPYCAYNDKYSCPLTPRKNHIDLEVTAGIKDFKK; encoded by the coding sequence ATGAAAAAAATAATAGTTGTTTTTACTTTATTACTAATGATATCTTGTAACTCTCAAGGTAAAAGACCATTGGTTGGCGTTACAGAATATCAACAAAAATTAAATGCAAATTATAAAGACGCTTCTATATCTCCTTTAAAAAAAAGAGACTTAAAAAAATTTAAAGGTTTAGATTTTTTTCCCGTAGATTCTACTTTTATTGTAACTGCAAAATTAATTAGAACAGCAAATGCGCCAACTTTTGAAATGGCAACAACTACAGACAGAAAACCATTGTATAAAGAATTTGGCAAATTAAATTTCAAATTAAAAGGCAAAGATATTCAACTAACTATTTACCAAAGTCAAGACGATTTAAGAGACGAAAAATATAAAGATTATTTATTTCTTCCATTTACAGACAATACCTCTGCAGACCAATCTTATGGTGGCGGACGTTATATGGATGTAATGCTTACAGACATAAAAAAAGATGATACAATAGAGTTAAATTTTAACAACACATACAACCCTTATTGTGCCTATAACGACAAGTATTCTTGCCCGTTAACGCCAAGAAAAAATCACATCGACTTAGAAGTCACAGCAGGAATTAAAGACTTTAAAAAATAA
- a CDS encoding DUF4252 domain-containing protein yields the protein MKTKFITFLAAFLLLISCGSGKTFQSFFNNHKKDIGVTAFQVPNFMRALLTNISPEINNLFGNVKDFKFITFNNISKQKQNLLINEMNLVTDNNFTDMLRSNQPEKTKIVSVKEDGDVVTQAIIFNSTLAKTSVFYLKGRFDPNQIKKLSDENQFENLSNKLIQNYKISPSTKSTPGFNPN from the coding sequence ATGAAAACTAAATTTATTACTTTTTTAGCTGCTTTTTTATTACTTATTTCTTGTGGTAGCGGTAAAACTTTCCAAAGTTTTTTTAATAATCACAAAAAAGATATTGGCGTAACTGCATTTCAGGTTCCTAATTTTATGCGTGCATTGTTAACTAATATTTCTCCTGAAATTAACAACTTATTTGGCAACGTAAAAGACTTTAAATTTATCACTTTTAACAATATCTCGAAGCAAAAGCAAAACTTGTTAATTAATGAAATGAACTTAGTAACAGACAACAACTTTACCGATATGCTTCGAAGCAATCAGCCAGAAAAAACAAAAATAGTTTCTGTAAAAGAAGATGGCGATGTTGTTACTCAAGCAATCATTTTTAATTCTACATTAGCAAAAACATCTGTATTTTACTTAAAAGGTCGTTTTGATCCTAATCAAATTAAAAAATTATCAGATGAAAATCAATTTGAAAACCTTTCAAATAAATTAATTCAGAATTATAAAATATCACCAAGCACAAAAAGCACTCCTGGTTTTAATCCAAATTAA
- a CDS encoding branched-chain amino acid aminotransferase, translating to MNSNIEIKHIEKSKIDTVDFNNLPFGSVYSDHMLTCTFKDGKWQDAVVEPFAPISLDPSAKIFHYGQSIFEGMKAYKDADGNTLLFRPLDNCKRLNKSAERLVIPQIPEETFMNGLKALLKVDDAWIPTKEGSSLYIRPFMFASGNGFHASPADEYKFMICTAPSGAYFAGKVKVLIEEKYARAANGGVGFAKAGGNYAAQFYPTQLAIEKGYNQVIWTDDNTHEYIEEAGAMNIFIRINDTLITSPTNDRILDGITRKSIIQIAKDLGINVEVRKISVTEVIAAAKSGELKEMFGAGTAAVISPIAGFGFQENDYDLPELEKPYAALLKKTITDIQTNKAEDPYGWRVQL from the coding sequence ATGAATTCTAACATAGAAATCAAACATATAGAAAAGTCGAAGATAGACACAGTAGATTTTAATAACTTACCTTTTGGTAGTGTTTATTCTGATCATATGCTAACTTGTACTTTTAAAGACGGAAAATGGCAAGATGCTGTTGTAGAACCTTTTGCACCAATCTCTTTAGATCCTTCTGCTAAGATTTTTCATTACGGACAATCTATTTTTGAAGGTATGAAAGCCTACAAAGATGCCGACGGAAATACATTATTATTTAGACCTTTAGATAATTGTAAACGTTTAAATAAATCTGCAGAACGTTTGGTAATTCCGCAAATACCAGAAGAAACTTTTATGAACGGTTTAAAAGCTTTACTAAAGGTAGATGACGCTTGGATACCTACAAAAGAAGGTAGTTCTTTATATATTAGACCATTTATGTTTGCTTCGGGTAACGGTTTTCATGCATCTCCAGCAGACGAATATAAATTTATGATTTGTACTGCGCCTTCTGGTGCTTACTTTGCTGGTAAAGTAAAAGTTTTAATTGAAGAAAAATACGCGCGTGCTGCAAATGGTGGTGTTGGGTTTGCAAAAGCTGGTGGTAATTATGCTGCTCAATTTTACCCAACTCAATTAGCCATAGAAAAAGGATACAACCAAGTAATCTGGACAGATGACAATACACACGAGTATATTGAAGAGGCTGGTGCAATGAATATTTTCATTAGAATTAACGACACGTTAATTACTAGCCCAACAAATGATAGAATCTTAGACGGAATTACACGTAAAAGTATTATTCAAATAGCTAAAGATTTAGGTATTAATGTAGAAGTAAGAAAAATTTCTGTTACAGAAGTAATTGCTGCTGCAAAATCTGGCGAATTAAAAGAAATGTTTGGTGCAGGTACTGCTGCCGTAATTTCTCCTATTGCAGGTTTTGGTTTTCAAGAAAACGACTATGATTTACCAGAATTAGAAAAGCCGTATGCTGCTCTTTTAAAGAAAACAATTACAGATATACAAACAAATAAAGCAGAAGATCCTTATGGTTGGAGAGTTCAACTATAA
- a CDS encoding DUF4920 domain-containing protein, whose product MKLVVKLCALALLVLTGCKEVKKGSNQEATTPAPQTFAFQSYGDEISKDNALTSKEMLAKFETMNVGDTIDVKFASNIKEVCVKKGCWMKLPLENETETMVRFKDYGFFMPLDSQGKEVIVAGKAFVKITPVDELKHYAEDAGKSAEEIAKITAPKKEYAFEANGVLLKSEITL is encoded by the coding sequence ATGAAATTAGTTGTAAAATTATGTGCTCTAGCACTTTTAGTATTAACTGGATGTAAAGAGGTTAAAAAAGGAAGTAACCAAGAAGCAACAACACCAGCACCACAAACATTTGCTTTTCAATCTTACGGAGATGAAATTTCTAAAGACAATGCTTTAACTTCTAAAGAAATGTTGGCAAAGTTTGAAACAATGAATGTTGGCGATACTATAGATGTAAAATTTGCTTCTAATATTAAAGAAGTTTGTGTTAAAAAAGGATGTTGGATGAAGTTACCTTTAGAAAACGAAACAGAAACAATGGTGCGTTTTAAAGATTATGGCTTTTTTATGCCTTTAGATTCTCAAGGTAAAGAAGTAATTGTTGCAGGTAAAGCTTTTGTAAAAATTACGCCAGTAGATGAGTTAAAGCACTACGCAGAAGATGCAGGTAAAAGTGCAGAAGAAATAGCAAAAATAACAGCTCCGAAAAAAGAATATGCTTTTGAAGCAAACGGAGTGTTATTAAAATCTGAAATTACTTTATAA
- the mnmD gene encoding tRNA (5-methylaminomethyl-2-thiouridine)(34)-methyltransferase MnmD, whose product MKREILITSDGSSTIHLPDWDEQYHSKNGSINETYHVFIKCGLKEVVTDKVSILEIGFGTGLNCFITYLEGKKEIDYVGVEAYPVTADEIDKMNFVAVLEAKEQEEVFKKMHDVSWEEKHQISDNFSLTKRKQFFEDINDENAFNLIYYDAFGARVQPQLWTEEIFLKMYKALKPNGILVTYSAKGSVRRAMQAVGFFVERLPGPAGKREMLRATKK is encoded by the coding sequence TTGAAAAGAGAAATACTAATTACTTCGGATGGTTCTTCTACCATACATTTACCAGATTGGGATGAGCAATATCATTCTAAAAATGGTTCTATCAATGAAACCTACCATGTTTTTATAAAATGTGGTTTAAAAGAAGTTGTTACAGACAAAGTATCTATACTAGAAATTGGTTTTGGTACAGGTCTTAACTGTTTTATAACTTATTTAGAAGGTAAAAAAGAAATTGATTATGTTGGTGTAGAAGCTTACCCTGTTACTGCAGATGAAATTGATAAAATGAATTTTGTTGCTGTTTTAGAAGCAAAAGAACAAGAAGAAGTTTTTAAAAAAATGCATGATGTTTCTTGGGAAGAAAAGCATCAGATTTCTGACAATTTTTCTTTAACAAAAAGAAAACAATTTTTTGAAGATATAAATGATGAAAATGCTTTTAATTTAATTTATTATGATGCATTTGGGGCGCGTGTTCAACCACAACTCTGGACCGAAGAAATTTTCTTAAAAATGTACAAAGCATTAAAGCCAAACGGAATCTTAGTAACTTATTCTGCAAAAGGTAGTGTTAGAAGAGCTATGCAAGCAGTAGGTTTTTTTGTAGAACGTTTACCTGGGCCTGCAGGTAAAAGAGAGATGTTAAGAGCTACAAAAAAGTAG
- a CDS encoding cytochrome-c peroxidase, whose product MKIKTTLFISILTLLLAISCKDKQEKEYITKVDWSTAQNYYVENISKAISYLDSLKQEGFKGDKTKFYFKKVRENFKRAEPYVSYLNPEVGHRANGPALPIYKEDNGKILEPVGLQKIEESIYDLEISELDFKKEIYVTKGLLSVLKKGALKRKLNTQRFFIATHQQLFRIASLSISGFDTPVSHLGISETITSLESLLFVYSKTLQPIIKNTNKNLDFEFQENIKKAIAFIEKNTDFNTFDRYTFTRDYFNAITRNWVAIRKESKLWQPVKSEPFNFDAPTFFENNSFNLNYFTPPSNRNPTEKQISLGEKLFSDPKLSKDKKMACISCHLPAKGYADGVALNKDNKGNLLLRNTPTLINSAFQKSFFWDGRSRNLLDQISMVFNNSKEFNTEVHTFSEDILKDTTYVKLFTEAYNTVPKSNREVIKAISSYVSTLNSFNSKFDRNIRGQENTFKTNEKKGYNLFMGKALCATCHFMPLTNGTVPPFFTETEKEVIGVPETNQNKKLDDDLGFYWRYKEELHKGMFKTPSIRNAAITAPYMHNGVYNTLEEVLNFYNLGGGGGLGFNLEHQTLPFDNLELTTQEQQDIIAFIETLTDNPAESENY is encoded by the coding sequence ATGAAAATTAAAACGACTTTATTTATTTCAATCTTAACATTATTACTAGCTATTTCTTGTAAAGACAAGCAAGAAAAAGAGTACATTACTAAGGTAGATTGGTCTACTGCTCAAAATTATTATGTAGAAAATATTTCTAAAGCAATTAGTTATTTAGATAGCTTAAAACAAGAAGGGTTTAAAGGTGATAAAACCAAGTTTTACTTTAAAAAAGTAAGAGAAAATTTTAAAAGAGCAGAACCTTATGTTTCTTATTTAAATCCAGAAGTTGGGCATCGTGCCAATGGGCCAGCATTACCTATTTATAAAGAAGATAATGGCAAAATATTAGAGCCAGTTGGTTTGCAAAAAATAGAAGAAAGTATCTACGATTTAGAAATATCAGAACTAGATTTTAAAAAAGAAATCTATGTTACAAAGGGGTTATTATCGGTTTTAAAAAAAGGTGCTTTAAAAAGAAAATTAAATACGCAGCGATTTTTTATTGCTACACATCAGCAATTATTTAGAATTGCTAGTTTATCAATTTCTGGTTTCGATACGCCAGTAAGTCATTTAGGAATCTCAGAAACCATAACTTCATTAGAAAGTTTATTATTCGTGTATTCTAAAACACTACAACCAATAATTAAGAATACTAATAAAAATTTAGATTTTGAGTTTCAAGAAAACATAAAAAAAGCAATAGCTTTTATAGAGAAAAATACAGATTTTAATACTTTTGATAGATACACTTTTACAAGAGATTATTTTAATGCTATTACAAGAAATTGGGTAGCAATTAGAAAAGAATCAAAATTATGGCAACCCGTAAAATCTGAACCTTTTAATTTTGATGCACCTACTTTTTTCGAAAATAATTCTTTCAATTTAAATTACTTTACTCCGCCATCAAATAGAAATCCTACAGAAAAACAAATAAGTTTAGGAGAAAAATTATTCTCAGATCCTAAGTTGTCTAAAGACAAAAAAATGGCATGTATTAGTTGTCATTTGCCAGCAAAAGGTTATGCAGATGGTGTTGCTTTAAATAAAGATAATAAAGGTAATTTGTTATTAAGAAATACACCAACGTTAATCAATTCTGCGTTTCAAAAAAGCTTCTTTTGGGATGGTCGATCTCGTAATTTATTAGATCAAATTTCGATGGTGTTTAACAATTCTAAAGAGTTTAATACAGAGGTTCATACGTTTTCAGAAGATATTTTAAAAGATACAACTTATGTAAAATTGTTTACAGAAGCTTATAATACAGTGCCAAAAAGTAATAGAGAAGTAATTAAAGCAATTTCTTCTTATGTATCTACATTAAATAGTTTCAATTCTAAATTCGATAGAAATATTCGAGGACAAGAAAATACATTTAAAACAAACGAAAAGAAAGGTTACAATTTATTTATGGGAAAAGCACTTTGCGCAACGTGTCATTTTATGCCATTAACAAACGGAACCGTTCCGCCATTTTTTACAGAAACCGAAAAAGAAGTTATTGGTGTGCCAGAAACAAATCAGAATAAAAAATTAGATGACGATTTAGGTTTTTATTGGCGTTACAAAGAAGAATTACACAAAGGTATGTTTAAAACACCAAGCATTAGAAATGCAGCAATTACTGCACCTTACATGCACAACGGAGTTTACAATACGTTAGAAGAAGTGCTTAATTTTTACAATCTTGGTGGCGGTGGTGGTCTTGGTTTTAACTTAGAACATCAAACTTTACCTTTCGATAATTTAGAATTAACAACCCAAGAACAGCAAGATATTATTGCGTTTATAGAAACGTTAACAGACAATCCTGCAGAATCCGAGAACTATTAA
- a CDS encoding glycosyltransferase yields MIYILFFLYLLYAILIIVLTIGFVSVKEFTNKSTIFTKFTVVIPFRNEAEKLPLLLNSILELNYNLDFVEFLFIDDDSSDNSTNIISNTLKEIEIDYTILKNKRVSNSPKKDAITSAIGIAKNNWIITTDADCVLPNKWLKTFSSFIEQKQPKMVVAPVNYIVKNNSLEQFQLLDFMSLQATTIGGFGIGFPFLCNGANLAYRKDIFLELNGFKGNTSIASGDDIFLFEKFKEVYKKDVQFLKSKNAMVATFPVTTNSGLINQRVRWASKTSKLKSTSVKLIGLLIFLVNLSVVLSIFLSNSLLIILTPIFVKISIDIFLFLPTIRFYNHKNSFYKWYLFSSILYPFFSVFIVFKSLFYKYNWKGRTFKK; encoded by the coding sequence ATGATTTATATACTGTTTTTTCTGTATTTACTTTATGCGATATTAATTATCGTTTTAACAATAGGATTTGTTAGCGTTAAAGAGTTTACTAATAAAAGTACGATTTTCACCAAATTTACAGTTGTTATTCCGTTTCGAAATGAAGCTGAAAAATTGCCTTTATTATTAAATTCGATATTAGAACTAAATTACAATTTAGACTTTGTAGAGTTTTTATTTATTGATGATGATTCTTCTGATAATTCTACCAACATCATTTCTAACACTTTAAAAGAAATAGAAATTGATTATACGATTCTTAAAAACAAGCGCGTTTCTAATTCACCAAAAAAAGATGCTATTACCTCGGCAATAGGAATTGCTAAAAATAACTGGATTATTACTACGGATGCAGATTGTGTTTTACCCAACAAATGGTTAAAAACTTTTAGCAGTTTCATAGAACAAAAACAACCTAAGATGGTAGTTGCTCCTGTAAACTACATTGTTAAAAACAACTCTTTAGAACAGTTTCAGTTACTAGATTTTATGAGTTTGCAAGCAACTACAATTGGTGGTTTCGGAATCGGTTTTCCTTTTTTATGCAATGGTGCAAACCTAGCGTACAGAAAAGATATTTTTTTAGAATTAAATGGTTTTAAAGGCAATACCTCTATTGCAAGCGGTGATGATATTTTCTTATTCGAAAAATTTAAAGAAGTCTACAAAAAAGATGTTCAGTTTTTAAAATCTAAAAACGCTATGGTGGCTACTTTTCCGGTTACAACAAATTCAGGTTTAATAAACCAGCGAGTGCGTTGGGCTTCTAAAACAAGTAAGCTAAAATCTACTTCTGTAAAATTAATTGGTTTACTAATTTTTCTTGTAAATCTTAGCGTTGTACTTAGCATCTTCTTATCGAATAGCTTACTAATTATTTTAACGCCAATTTTTGTGAAAATAAGTATCGATATATTCTTATTTCTCCCAACTATAAGATTTTACAATCATAAAAATTCTTTTTACAAATGGTACCTTTTTAGCAGTATTTTATATCCTTTTTTTAGTGTGTTTATCGTTTTTAAATCACTTTTTTATAAATATAATTGGAAAGGAAGAACATTTAAAAAATAA
- a CDS encoding lysylphosphatidylglycerol synthase domain-containing protein, whose product MKYSQTHKSKQIFWLLIKLTIVFVCAYFIWQKLNNNTLLSFNEFKNVLSQSKVFSLKNCSFLLIFTFGNWFLEILKWKTLVKELKKISIFTAAKQSLASLTASLITPNRIGEYGAKALYFKKKNSIQIMHLNLIGNLHQLVATVFFGFLGFIYFYKNYPINFDLSNFYNVLILTCASCILIIVLWKLLLSKLEIFRNGIVKIKTKTHLKIALYSFFRYLIFSHQFYFLLMIFKTNITYIEAITAISSMYLLSSFIPMLSIFDAVLKGSVALFIFGILGVNSITILSITTLMWLLNFVIPSIVGSYFIITFSPKQQA is encoded by the coding sequence ATGAAATATTCGCAAACACACAAATCTAAACAAATCTTTTGGTTGCTCATAAAACTAACGATTGTATTTGTTTGTGCTTATTTTATTTGGCAAAAATTAAACAACAACACGTTATTATCTTTTAATGAATTTAAAAACGTTTTGAGTCAATCTAAAGTATTTTCGTTAAAAAATTGCAGCTTTTTACTAATATTTACTTTTGGCAACTGGTTTTTAGAAATTTTAAAATGGAAAACACTTGTTAAAGAATTGAAAAAAATTAGCATATTTACTGCCGCAAAACAATCTTTAGCATCTCTTACAGCTTCTTTAATAACACCTAATAGAATTGGAGAATATGGTGCAAAAGCATTGTATTTTAAAAAGAAAAACAGCATACAAATAATGCATTTAAACCTAATTGGTAATTTACATCAATTAGTAGCAACAGTGTTTTTTGGTTTTTTAGGTTTCATATATTTTTACAAAAACTATCCAATAAACTTCGATCTTTCTAATTTTTATAACGTTTTAATTTTAACCTGTGCTTCTTGTATTTTAATAATAGTTCTATGGAAACTGTTACTTTCTAAATTAGAAATTTTTAGAAATGGTATTGTAAAAATCAAAACAAAAACACATCTAAAAATAGCTTTATATTCATTTTTTAGATATCTTATTTTTTCTCATCAATTTTATTTTTTATTGATGATTTTTAAAACGAACATTACCTATATTGAAGCTATTACCGCCATTAGTTCTATGTATTTATTAAGTTCTTTTATACCAATGTTATCAATTTTTGATGCGGTTTTAAAAGGTTCGGTCGCCTTATTTATTTTTGGAATTTTAGGTGTAAACTCAATAACAATCTTAAGTATTACAACATTAATGTGGCTTCTTAATTTTGTTATACCTTCTATTGTTGGTAGTTATTTTATAATTACATTTAGCCCTAAACAACAAGCATGA
- the ruvC gene encoding crossover junction endodeoxyribonuclease RuvC translates to MATEKIILGIDPGTTIMGFGVIKVVGKKMEFVQMNELLLKKYDDHYLKLKLIFERTIELIDTYNPDEIAIEAPFFGKNVQSMLKLGRAQGVAMAAGLSREIPITEYLPKKIKMAVTGSGSASKEQVALMLKSLLNLKTLPKNLDATDGLAAAVCHFYNSGRVVGGKNYTGWASFVKQNEKRVKK, encoded by the coding sequence TTGGCTACAGAAAAAATAATTTTAGGAATCGATCCCGGAACAACAATTATGGGTTTTGGCGTTATAAAAGTGGTTGGTAAAAAAATGGAATTTGTTCAAATGAACGAGTTACTTTTAAAAAAATACGATGATCATTATTTAAAATTAAAGCTAATATTTGAGAGAACAATAGAACTTATTGATACATATAATCCTGATGAGATTGCTATTGAAGCTCCTTTTTTTGGTAAAAATGTACAATCGATGTTAAAGTTAGGTAGAGCGCAAGGCGTTGCAATGGCTGCGGGTTTATCTAGAGAAATTCCGATTACAGAATACTTACCAAAGAAAATAAAAATGGCTGTTACAGGTAGCGGAAGTGCAAGTAAAGAGCAAGTAGCTCTAATGCTAAAATCGCTTTTAAATTTAAAAACCTTGCCAAAAAACTTAGATGCAACAGATGGTTTGGCTGCAGCAGTTTGTCATTTTTATAATTCTGGCAGAGTAGTAGGCGGGAAAAATTATACTGGTTGGGCAAGTTTTGTAAAGCAAAACGAAAAGAGAGTTAAAAAGTAA
- the hemW gene encoding radical SAM family heme chaperone HemW, translating into MAGIYIHIPFCKQACFYCDFHFSTSLKKKEEMLHCLKKEIALRKEELKGEKVETIYFGGGTPSVLNTSEINNLIATVYHHFDVIENPEVTLEANPDDLSEEKIIELSKTVINRLSIGVQSFFEKDLKLMNRAHNASEAKKCLKIATQYFNNISVDLIYGIPDCSNKEWEENIKTALDFGISHISSYALTVEPKTALESLIAKGEIKNVDDVKAEEQFQILTKTLKKEGFIHYELSNFGKENYFSKNNSSYWLGKSYLGIGPSAHSFNGIQRSWNVRNNTHYIKAILEDKLPIERETLSKTDRYNEYVMTGLRTVWGVSLEKIKNDFGDDFLNYLEKLSNRFIIEDLLYIENKTLKTTQKGKFLADGIASDLFKLN; encoded by the coding sequence ATGGCAGGAATATACATTCACATACCATTTTGTAAACAAGCATGTTTTTATTGCGATTTTCATTTTTCTACTTCTTTAAAGAAAAAGGAAGAAATGTTGCATTGTTTAAAAAAAGAAATTGCATTAAGAAAAGAAGAATTAAAAGGCGAAAAAGTTGAAACTATTTATTTCGGTGGCGGTACTCCGTCTGTTTTAAATACATCAGAAATAAATAATTTGATAGCTACTGTATATCATCATTTTGATGTTATAGAAAATCCCGAAGTTACTTTAGAGGCAAATCCTGATGATTTATCCGAAGAAAAAATAATAGAACTTTCTAAAACAGTAATCAATAGATTAAGTATTGGTGTACAATCTTTTTTTGAGAAAGATTTAAAATTGATGAATCGCGCACACAATGCATCCGAAGCAAAAAAATGTTTAAAAATTGCTACACAGTATTTTAATAATATTTCGGTTGATTTAATCTACGGAATTCCTGATTGTTCAAATAAAGAATGGGAAGAAAATATAAAAACAGCTTTAGATTTTGGTATTTCGCACATATCTAGTTACGCGCTTACAGTAGAGCCTAAAACGGCTTTAGAATCATTAATTGCAAAGGGGGAAATTAAAAATGTTGATGATGTTAAGGCAGAAGAGCAGTTTCAAATATTAACCAAAACATTAAAAAAAGAAGGGTTTATACATTATGAATTGTCTAATTTTGGAAAAGAAAACTATTTTAGTAAAAATAATTCTTCTTATTGGTTAGGTAAATCTTATTTGGGTATTGGGCCATCTGCACATTCTTTTAATGGTATACAAAGAAGTTGGAATGTTAGAAATAATACGCATTACATAAAAGCAATTTTAGAGGATAAATTGCCAATCGAAAGGGAAACACTTTCTAAAACAGATAGATACAATGAGTATGTGATGACGGGTTTACGAACCGTTTGGGGGGTGTCTTTAGAAAAAATTAAAAATGATTTTGGAGATGATTTTTTAAATTATTTAGAAAAATTATCTAATAGATTTATAATAGAAGATTTATTGTATATTGAAAATAAAACCTTAAAAACTACGCAAAAAGGAAAGTTTTTAGCCGATGGAATTGCATCTGATTTGTTCAAATTAAATTGA
- a CDS encoding cyclase family protein, protein MKATIEYNSRKIEVNISNPIDISIPIDPSKKNVNAWYLEEPKITAEKIGEETIKVSEGAVVNFNSIHFNPHSHITHTECVGHITEEVHSVNKNLKYFIFLAEVVTIAPLFHNGDFMIGVKQLKTALKNKKRDAIVIRTLPNLDDKKSMQYSNTNPTYLSEKAAIYLREKGIKHLLIDLPSVDKENDNGKLLSHNAFWNTAGEIRMDATITEFIYVPNDVEDGEYLLNLMIAPFENDATPSKPVLYKIIK, encoded by the coding sequence ATGAAAGCAACTATAGAATATAATTCAAGAAAAATAGAAGTAAATATATCTAATCCTATAGATATTTCAATTCCTATAGATCCATCAAAAAAAAATGTAAATGCTTGGTATTTAGAGGAGCCTAAAATTACTGCAGAAAAAATAGGCGAAGAAACAATAAAGGTATCAGAAGGTGCTGTTGTAAATTTTAATAGTATTCATTTCAATCCGCACTCTCATATTACACACACAGAATGTGTAGGTCATATTACAGAAGAAGTACACTCTGTAAACAAAAACTTAAAGTATTTTATATTTTTAGCAGAGGTTGTTACAATTGCACCGTTGTTTCATAATGGAGATTTTATGATAGGAGTAAAGCAATTAAAAACAGCTTTAAAAAATAAGAAACGAGACGCTATTGTAATTAGAACTTTGCCTAATTTAGATGATAAAAAGAGTATGCAGTATTCAAATACAAATCCTACATATTTGTCTGAAAAAGCCGCAATTTATTTAAGAGAAAAAGGGATAAAACATTTATTGATAGATTTACCATCTGTTGATAAAGAAAATGATAATGGTAAATTGTTATCTCATAATGCTTTTTGGAATACTGCTGGCGAAATTAGAATGGATGCTACAATTACAGAATTTATTTATGTACCAAACGATGTAGAAGATGGCGAGTATTTATTAAACCTAATGATTGCTCCGTTTGAAAACGATGCAACACCAAGTAAACCTGTTTTGTATAAAATTATTAAATAG